A region from the Simiduia sp. 21SJ11W-1 genome encodes:
- a CDS encoding methyl-accepting chemotaxis protein, whose amino-acid sequence MNAEQVALVRKGWSQLAPHAERASNVFLETVVKHDPSLSHLFEGSITERGAELVESLDTIISALDDEKELAAQFMNIGQQYTPYGVLPDHSPVIKRSLMETLEEILGKKFDDDAYLAWSAFYNQATDILNSIDAQEEVAADETPEEDDTMAKSGDNDGLKLLESAINNTLTAIMMVDRDLVITYVNKATMALFRKHEKTFQSIWPGFSASEDYMIGKCIDDFHKKPEHQRRILNDPSNLPYRTDIQVADLIIELNVSSIMGDDGSYIGCTLEWNDVTAIRETEDRGVRLQGAVDQSTTALMMVDRNFEITYMNQASLKLLKEHEAVFQKKWPTFRADESFMMGACIDMFHKNPAHQRKMLDDPSILPYTTDIHIEDLTFSLGVSAIYSRTGDYIGNCLEWSDVSELRKRQLEVGRLSSAVEGMTTNLMMADTKGNIVYMNPSVGQMLKKREAKIQTVLPSFRVDKIVGTNFDSFHKNPAHQQNLLGNPDNLPYQNDIALAGLEFNLTAIALRDSDGKHVGTAVQWVDNTEEKDAQRQIGALINAAIEGNLDKRIDTSSYEGFMKDLGDGINKLMDTIVEPVNNTIDIIQSLSQGDVSRNMDGEYGGQFLALSSAINESMNNLRNMVSEIRSASNNVFSAAREIAEGNNDLSQRTETQASNLEETASAMEELTTTVQQNAENASEATKLASGVMDRASNGGTVVKSAVQAMEDINRSSRKISDIIGVIDEIAFQTNLLALNAAVEAARAGEQGRGFAVVAAEVRNLAQRSAAAAKEIKGLINDSVEAVGKGNKLVDETGQTFGELVEAVKEVVAMISDIDSASKEQAAGINEISQAVAQMDEMTQQNAALVEEASASSRAMEDQAQQLLEQVSFFSTGEEDTQVAQASPRTKTTARRPANGAAARAQRPARAGGQAKASDEEWEEF is encoded by the coding sequence ATGAATGCAGAGCAAGTGGCATTGGTGCGCAAGGGTTGGAGCCAGCTGGCGCCTCATGCAGAGCGCGCATCGAACGTATTTTTGGAAACCGTTGTTAAGCACGACCCAAGCCTTAGCCACCTGTTTGAGGGTTCGATTACAGAACGCGGTGCAGAGCTCGTTGAATCACTCGACACAATAATTTCAGCACTGGATGACGAAAAAGAATTAGCAGCGCAGTTTATGAACATCGGCCAGCAATACACACCCTACGGTGTATTGCCTGACCACAGCCCAGTAATAAAACGCTCGCTGATGGAAACACTGGAAGAAATACTGGGCAAAAAATTTGATGACGATGCATACCTGGCCTGGAGTGCATTTTATAACCAAGCAACCGACATATTGAATTCAATCGACGCGCAGGAAGAAGTCGCCGCCGATGAAACACCCGAAGAGGACGATACAATGGCAAAGTCTGGCGACAACGATGGCCTGAAGCTGTTAGAGAGCGCAATTAACAATACGCTAACTGCAATCATGATGGTTGATAGGGATCTGGTGATCACCTATGTCAATAAAGCAACCATGGCGCTGTTTCGTAAGCACGAGAAAACCTTCCAGTCTATTTGGCCTGGTTTCTCGGCATCGGAAGATTACATGATAGGCAAGTGCATAGACGACTTTCATAAAAAGCCAGAGCACCAGCGACGGATACTTAACGACCCATCCAACCTGCCTTACCGGACAGACATTCAAGTGGCAGATCTCATTATTGAGCTGAATGTATCTTCAATTATGGGCGATGACGGAAGCTACATCGGCTGCACGTTGGAGTGGAACGATGTTACCGCAATCCGCGAAACAGAAGACCGTGGGGTTCGATTACAAGGCGCGGTAGATCAATCTACCACCGCCCTCATGATGGTTGATCGAAACTTTGAAATTACCTACATGAACCAGGCAAGCCTCAAGCTACTTAAAGAGCACGAAGCGGTATTTCAGAAAAAGTGGCCCACCTTCAGAGCAGACGAGTCCTTCATGATGGGCGCCTGCATTGATATGTTCCATAAAAATCCCGCGCATCAACGAAAGATGCTGGATGACCCTTCCATATTGCCTTACACCACCGACATTCACATTGAAGATTTAACCTTCTCGCTGGGTGTATCAGCCATTTATTCACGCACAGGCGACTACATAGGCAACTGCCTGGAGTGGAGCGATGTAAGCGAGCTGCGTAAGCGCCAGTTGGAAGTGGGCAGGCTAAGCTCTGCCGTAGAAGGCATGACAACCAACCTGATGATGGCAGACACCAAAGGCAACATTGTCTATATGAACCCCTCGGTTGGACAAATGCTGAAAAAGCGCGAGGCAAAAATACAAACTGTGCTGCCCTCATTCCGGGTAGATAAAATTGTGGGCACCAACTTCGACTCCTTCCACAAAAACCCGGCCCACCAGCAAAACCTGTTGGGCAACCCCGACAACCTTCCCTACCAGAATGACATCGCACTCGCGGGCTTGGAGTTTAACCTCACAGCTATTGCACTGCGCGACAGCGATGGCAAGCATGTGGGTACGGCCGTTCAGTGGGTAGACAATACAGAAGAAAAAGATGCTCAGCGCCAAATCGGCGCGCTGATTAACGCGGCGATTGAAGGCAATCTGGATAAGCGCATAGATACCTCAAGCTATGAAGGCTTTATGAAGGATCTGGGCGATGGTATCAACAAGTTGATGGATACCATTGTTGAGCCCGTTAACAATACCATCGACATCATCCAGTCCCTTTCCCAGGGTGACGTCAGCCGCAATATGGATGGAGAATACGGCGGTCAGTTTTTGGCGCTTTCCAGTGCTATTAACGAATCCATGAATAACCTGCGCAACATGGTGTCCGAGATCCGCTCGGCTTCCAACAATGTGTTCAGTGCTGCCCGCGAAATTGCAGAGGGCAACAACGACCTCAGCCAACGCACAGAAACCCAGGCATCAAATCTTGAAGAAACCGCCTCCGCCATGGAGGAACTTACCACCACTGTGCAACAAAATGCTGAAAATGCCAGCGAAGCCACCAAACTCGCAAGCGGAGTGATGGATAGGGCCAGCAACGGTGGCACAGTGGTTAAAAGCGCTGTGCAAGCCATGGAAGACATCAATCGCTCCAGCCGCAAAATCTCAGACATCATTGGCGTAATTGATGAAATTGCCTTCCAAACCAACTTGCTGGCGTTGAACGCCGCCGTTGAGGCCGCCCGCGCCGGCGAACAAGGGCGGGGCTTCGCAGTAGTAGCAGCTGAAGTGCGCAATCTCGCACAACGCTCCGCCGCCGCCGCCAAGGAAATCAAAGGCCTGATTAACGACAGCGTAGAGGCCGTAGGCAAAGGTAACAAACTGGTAGACGAAACCGGCCAAACTTTTGGTGAACTGGTTGAGGCGGTAAAGGAAGTGGTGGCGATGATCTCCGATATCGATTCCGCCAGCAAAGAGCAAGCCGCCGGCATTAATGAAATCAGCCAGGCCGTGGCACAAATGGATGAAATGACACAGCAAAATGCCGCACTGGTAGAAGAGGCATCCGCATCCAGCCGCGCCATGGAAGATCAGGCCCAACAGCTGCTCGAACAGGTAAGCTTCTTCAGTACCGGGGAAGAAGACACTCAGGTTGCCCAGGCCAGCCCTCGCACCAAAACCACTGCGCGCAGGCCTGCCAACGGCGCTGCCGCCCGGGCACAAAGGCCCGCCCGCGCGGGTGGCCAAGCTAAAGCATCAGATGAGGAGTGGGAGGAATTTTGA
- a CDS encoding chemotaxis protein CheW: MNSQTTPELIAVPEVHTAAKDAYTGIDFISTGDQYLTFYLGRELYGVDILNVTEIRGWDAPTRIPNAAGYMKGVVNIRGLVIPIIDLRILFGVGEPTYNATTVVVVLAIHTAQIDRTMGFVVDAVSDVLDVDAEKIKKNCSLSGTVSEAYIRGLVNSGKDVVTLLEIERLIRLDRE; this comes from the coding sequence ATGAACAGCCAAACAACCCCCGAACTCATCGCCGTACCCGAAGTGCACACCGCAGCCAAAGATGCCTACACCGGCATCGATTTTATCAGCACCGGTGATCAGTACCTCACCTTTTACCTGGGCCGCGAGCTCTACGGGGTAGACATTCTAAACGTTACCGAAATCCGCGGCTGGGATGCCCCCACCCGTATTCCGAACGCCGCAGGCTACATGAAAGGCGTGGTGAATATTAGGGGCCTTGTGATCCCCATTATCGATTTACGCATTTTATTTGGCGTTGGCGAGCCCACCTACAACGCCACCACGGTGGTGGTGGTATTGGCGATTCACACAGCCCAAATCGATCGCACCATGGGCTTTGTGGTAGATGCGGTGAGTGATGTGCTGGATGTTGATGCCGAGAAAATCAAAAAAAATTGCAGCCTTAGCGGCACTGTGTCTGAAGCCTATATTCGTGGGCTTGTGAATTCAGGTAAAGACGTCGTGACGCTGCTCGAAATTGAGCGCCTGATCAGGCTGGATAGGGAGTAA
- a CDS encoding chemotaxis response regulator protein-glutamate methylesterase: MTETKIKVLIVDDSRLVRDILRSIFLMDKSMEVVGSAVDPIDAREKIKSLNPDVITLDIEMPKMDGLTFLRNLMRLRPTPVVMISTLTEKGADATLQALELGAIDFIAKPKIKIESEFPALADEILRKVRCAARAKVAPFQPPEKPSAPVAVTAGGLACDLLAIGASTGGTEAIKTVLLALPANVPPIVIVQHMPPGFTQSFANRLNELLPFDVIEFSGRNEPLKPGVVYLANGAEHMIVETHRGLLTASVDDGAPVNRHKPSVDVLFRSVAKLPELRTIGVILTGMGMDGAKGLLDMRQAGAHTIAQDKESSVVWGMPRIASEIGAAELVLPLNKIGTAIGNRLFASRRGEAL; this comes from the coding sequence ATGACTGAGACCAAGATAAAAGTACTTATAGTGGATGACTCTCGGCTCGTCAGGGACATTTTACGCAGCATATTCCTTATGGATAAATCCATGGAGGTTGTGGGATCCGCCGTAGATCCGATAGATGCCCGGGAAAAAATAAAATCACTAAACCCTGATGTCATCACCCTCGACATAGAAATGCCGAAGATGGACGGCCTGACCTTCTTGAGAAACCTCATGAGGTTAAGGCCCACGCCGGTTGTGATGATTTCCACACTCACCGAAAAGGGTGCAGACGCCACATTGCAGGCGTTGGAGCTTGGCGCAATAGATTTCATCGCCAAACCAAAAATCAAGATTGAGAGCGAATTTCCAGCCCTTGCCGATGAAATACTGAGAAAAGTGCGCTGCGCAGCGCGGGCCAAGGTAGCCCCCTTTCAACCGCCGGAAAAGCCCTCAGCGCCTGTGGCGGTGACTGCCGGCGGCCTGGCCTGCGACCTGCTCGCTATTGGCGCGTCAACCGGCGGTACAGAAGCCATAAAAACCGTGCTGCTGGCCCTACCCGCCAACGTGCCGCCTATTGTTATTGTGCAACACATGCCTCCGGGGTTTACTCAATCTTTCGCGAACCGATTGAACGAACTGTTGCCCTTTGATGTCATTGAGTTCTCAGGCCGCAACGAGCCGCTAAAGCCCGGCGTTGTATACCTTGCCAATGGTGCTGAACACATGATTGTTGAAACCCACCGCGGCCTGCTTACGGCCTCTGTGGACGACGGCGCTCCGGTAAACCGGCACAAGCCTTCTGTAGATGTGCTGTTTCGCTCTGTGGCTAAACTGCCTGAGTTGCGCACTATTGGCGTCATCCTTACAGGCATGGGAATGGATGGTGCAAAAGGCCTGCTAGACATGCGCCAGGCAGGAGCTCACACCATCGCACAAGACAAAGAAAGCTCTGTGGTTTGGGGTATGCCGCGCATTGCCTCTGAGATAGGTGCTGCTGAGCTCGTGCTCCCCCTCAACAAAATCGGCACAGCAATTGGCAACCGGTTATTTGCAAGCCGCCGGGGAGAAGCACTATGA
- a CDS encoding protein-glutamate O-methyltransferase CheR produces MSPGANPHELTEGDFRYLCELVRSETGIVLGERKREMVYRRLMRRIRDLKLPSFAAYIALLKAGDKNELPDFINSMTTNLTSFFREAHHFEFLANTFVPEHRQQFGHSRRLRVWSAGCSTGEEPYSIAMTLLNAGSWGDWDMRLLATDLDSDVLAKASSGLYAMDRLEKVDQKITEKFFLRGRGDAAGKALIKPHIKEYISFKQLNLLTQSWPFRGPFDVIFCRNVLIYFDKETQAQIVNRFQEKLRPGGYLMLGHSESIGKHVRGLEMVGRTIFRRSRVAT; encoded by the coding sequence TTGAGCCCAGGCGCAAACCCCCACGAGCTGACTGAAGGAGACTTTCGCTATTTATGCGAACTCGTACGCAGTGAAACCGGCATAGTTCTGGGTGAACGGAAACGCGAGATGGTGTATCGCCGCTTAATGCGGCGCATACGCGACCTGAAGCTTCCTTCATTTGCAGCTTACATTGCATTATTAAAAGCAGGAGATAAAAACGAGCTACCCGACTTCATAAACTCCATGACAACCAACCTCACCAGCTTTTTCAGGGAGGCTCATCATTTCGAATTTCTGGCTAATACCTTTGTGCCGGAGCACAGGCAACAGTTTGGCCACAGCCGGCGGTTGCGCGTTTGGTCTGCCGGGTGTTCAACGGGTGAAGAGCCTTACAGCATCGCCATGACACTGCTCAACGCAGGCAGCTGGGGCGATTGGGATATGCGTTTACTTGCAACGGATCTCGATTCCGATGTGCTGGCCAAAGCCTCAAGCGGCCTTTATGCAATGGACAGGCTGGAAAAGGTAGACCAAAAAATTACAGAGAAGTTTTTTCTTCGCGGGCGAGGCGACGCAGCAGGAAAAGCGCTTATCAAGCCTCACATAAAGGAATACATAAGCTTCAAGCAACTCAACCTGCTTACCCAAAGCTGGCCTTTCCGCGGCCCCTTCGACGTAATATTCTGCCGCAACGTGCTGATCTATTTCGACAAAGAAACACAGGCACAAATAGTAAACCGATTTCAGGAAAAGCTACGCCCAGGTGGCTACCTAATGCTGGGCCATAGCGAAAGCATTGGCAAGCATGTGCGCGGCCTGGAAATGGTTGGGCGCACGATATTCCGCCGTTCACGGGTGGCCACATGA
- a CDS encoding chemotaxis protein CheW, with product MTEASHEYLTFLLGDGEYGVDILCVQEIMVLTPTTEIPGVPDYIKGVINLRGVIVPIVDLRNRFGLREKPYDATTVVIVLRTQQAGRNVVLGIVVDAVSEVYKLSDADLKTAPDFGEAIDSRFIHSLAAIEDQIIVLLDTHKLLDVKELYKVTQRAVPAAELGGAA from the coding sequence ATGACAGAAGCCTCACATGAGTACCTCACATTTCTATTAGGTGACGGCGAGTATGGCGTAGATATTCTCTGCGTACAGGAAATCATGGTACTCACACCCACAACGGAAATTCCAGGCGTACCAGACTACATAAAAGGCGTGATTAATCTGCGCGGCGTCATTGTACCCATAGTGGATTTACGCAACCGCTTTGGCCTGCGGGAGAAACCTTACGATGCCACTACCGTCGTGATAGTGCTGCGCACCCAGCAAGCGGGTCGCAATGTGGTGCTTGGCATAGTGGTAGACGCCGTATCGGAAGTCTACAAGCTCTCGGATGCCGATTTAAAAACCGCACCGGATTTTGGCGAAGCCATAGACAGCCGTTTTATACACTCGCTGGCTGCCATTGAAGATCAAATAATCGTATTGCTAGACACCCACAAATTGCTGGATGTGAAAGAGCTCTACAAGGTTACCCAGCGTGCCGTACCCGCGGCAGAACTTGGAGGCGCTGCATGA
- a CDS encoding methyl-accepting chemotaxis protein, translated as MNHWLTAAKPFAPFAAAALVGLALNILWPSAWMGCLSVLALLGWHLLGRVNGESDAQSKPLEEELNHSEIADILQEIGNQVDHIMLEETGNIEDSVNRIQTLVAESIVILQQSFKKILSHTEVQSNSAQELVARITGQDEHDKDKLLIRDFIEKTDEIIQHYVDLLVLVSEKSVGAVHKISDMTRDMESMFSILDDVQKLAAQTNLLALNAAIEAARAGDVGRGFAVVAGEVRSLSETSSQLNEQIRKNVEAAKSRVSEVRSVVGEIASLDLNAAIEGKVSIDEMLSNIEELNQDTQVILHELNDKSKSIHKEVSDSIRALQFEDIITQLSDHIGQRLTHIKSISKTAEVDGNALKDQRTLVGIRDSIRFQRENFTSKKIEQKVMQSSMDEGDIELF; from the coding sequence ATGAACCATTGGTTAACCGCAGCTAAACCCTTTGCACCTTTCGCCGCCGCTGCGTTAGTAGGGCTTGCGCTTAACATACTCTGGCCTTCTGCCTGGATGGGCTGCCTGAGTGTACTGGCGCTGCTGGGATGGCACTTATTGGGGCGCGTCAATGGAGAATCAGACGCTCAAAGTAAGCCGCTTGAAGAGGAGCTCAATCACAGTGAGATTGCCGATATTTTGCAAGAAATTGGCAATCAAGTTGATCACATCATGCTTGAGGAAACAGGCAATATTGAAGACAGCGTAAACCGCATTCAAACACTGGTAGCGGAATCTATTGTGATTTTGCAGCAAAGCTTTAAGAAAATACTTAGCCATACCGAGGTTCAATCCAATTCTGCACAAGAGCTTGTCGCGCGCATAACAGGCCAGGATGAGCACGACAAAGACAAACTCCTCATACGCGATTTTATTGAAAAAACAGATGAAATAATACAGCACTATGTAGATCTTCTGGTTCTGGTAAGTGAAAAAAGTGTTGGTGCCGTTCACAAGATATCCGACATGACCCGCGACATGGAAAGCATGTTTTCAATACTTGATGATGTACAAAAACTTGCTGCACAAACAAATCTACTTGCGCTGAATGCAGCCATAGAAGCGGCTCGTGCAGGCGATGTTGGCCGAGGCTTTGCGGTAGTTGCCGGCGAGGTAAGATCACTTTCCGAAACATCATCCCAACTCAATGAGCAGATTCGTAAAAACGTAGAAGCTGCAAAATCAAGAGTAAGCGAAGTACGCTCGGTAGTGGGAGAGATAGCAAGCCTGGACTTAAACGCGGCTATTGAAGGAAAGGTTTCCATTGATGAAATGCTTTCAAACATAGAAGAACTGAATCAAGACACGCAGGTAATCCTTCACGAGCTAAACGACAAAAGCAAGAGTATTCACAAAGAGGTATCTGACTCCATAAGAGCACTCCAATTTGAGGATATTATTACCCAACTATCTGATCACATTGGCCAAAGGCTAACACACATTAAATCCATATCAAAAACAGCAGAGGTGGACGGAAATGCACTAAAAGATCAACGTACACTGGTTGGCATTAGAGACAGCATAAGATTTCAACGTGAAAATTTTACCAGCAAGAAAATAGAGCAAAAGGTCATGCAATCCTCTATGGATGAAGGCGACATAGAGCTATTTTAA
- the cheD gene encoding chemoreceptor glutamine deamidase CheD, giving the protein MRGLEAHHEQPLAGFEAINRYWDQRRNQVVAKILPGEFYVSLQDEMIATTLGSCVSACIWDDINHVGGMNHFMLPETEQQAHQVTWGNIPSQATRYGNHAMEHLINSILKAGGKRAHLKAKIFGGGKVLNQCVDVGSRNADFVVKYLHDENIPILAEDLYGDYARKVLFSPISGQAFLRKLYSFNNNTLAQREQRYGMKLKTERLEGQVELFND; this is encoded by the coding sequence ATGAGGGGCCTTGAAGCGCATCACGAGCAACCGCTGGCCGGATTTGAAGCGATAAATCGCTACTGGGACCAACGGCGTAACCAGGTGGTCGCAAAGATATTGCCCGGTGAATTCTACGTAAGCCTTCAAGATGAAATGATTGCCACCACACTTGGCTCCTGTGTGTCTGCCTGTATATGGGACGACATCAATCACGTTGGCGGCATGAACCATTTCATGCTGCCAGAAACAGAACAGCAGGCCCACCAGGTTACTTGGGGCAATATACCCAGCCAGGCTACTCGTTATGGCAATCACGCCATGGAGCACCTGATAAACAGCATTTTAAAGGCCGGAGGCAAGCGTGCCCACTTAAAGGCAAAAATTTTTGGCGGCGGCAAGGTGCTAAACCAGTGTGTAGACGTTGGCAGTCGCAATGCGGATTTTGTTGTGAAGTACTTGCACGATGAAAACATACCGATTTTGGCAGAAGACCTATATGGCGACTATGCTAGAAAGGTTCTATTTTCGCCCATTAGCGGTCAAGCTTTTCTAAGAAAACTCTATAGTTTCAATAACAATACCCTAGCACAGCGCGAACAACGCTACGGCATGAAGCTGAAGACTGAACGTCTAGAAGGACAAGTGGAGTTGTTTAATGACTGA